GTCGACCTCGATAACTACCTCAAGCATCCGTTCTCGGGATGCCTTCTCAACCGTTGCTTCGTTGAGCGCCCAGGTTGAGTAGACAAGCTCGTTGTCGTGAGAGACATCAACCTGAAGGGTAATGCGTTCTTCAACCTGATATTCGCCGGAAAGCAGGCTTGTTGTTGCCTGTGAGAGATCGTGTTTTTCGCTTTCTGCGAGGAAGCCAACATGCCCGAGGTTCACTCCCAAGATGGGGGCGGATGCTCCGCGTAGCAACTCGGCAGCTCGCAGAATCGTGCCGTCGCCGCCAAGAACGATGGCGCTGTCTATGCGATCAATACCAATATCGGTATGGAGCAGTGCGATGTTCAGTTCTTCGCCGGTGTGCGCAAACACGCAGGCGCGCTCGTCGGCGCTCATGACAGGCACCACGCCGGCCTCAATCAGCTGGTGGTATACGGTGACCGAAGCCTCAATGGCCTCGCGACGCGCGGTGTGTGAAACCAGCAGAATATGCTGTGGCCGTGCGCGTGCGGAGTGCTGTACCAAGCTCAAGCTCCTGTCTGAGTCAGCGTTGCGGTGGTCTGTATCCATTCTGTCGGATTCTTGCCGTGCGTGGCGCTCAACCACACAACATATTCATGGTTACCCGCGCTACCGACAATTGGTGAGTTGATGAGTCCAGCGGCACCGAGGCCAAGCTCCCAAGCGGCGTCAAGCACCAGGCGGATGGCATTGGCACGCTCTTCTGGCCTCGTCACGACCCCTGCCTTCACTCCGCCCCTGCCAACCTCAAACTGCGGCTTAATGAGCAACACAAAATCAGCATCCGGCGCGCTGCTCTGTCGCAGGGCGGGAAGGACCGTTGTCAGCGAGATAAACGAGAGATCGGCGACAACGAGGTCTGGGGATTCTGCAACCCCCGTGGCTTCAGCGAGCGTTTCTGCGGTCATGTAACGCGCGTTAAAGCCCTCGACCAATACGAGTTCGTCGACGTCGTACAGCTCGGGGGCAAGCTGGTCGTGACCAACCTCAATGGCGAGCACCTTCCGGGCGCCGCGTTCAAGGAGCACCTGGCTGAACCCGCCAGTTGAGGCGCCAACATCCATTGCAAGGCGCCCGGCAACAGCAACGTCGGTAAACGCGTCGAGGGCACCAACTAATTTGTGTGCGGCTCTACTCACAAAGCGGTCGAGCGTGTTCACCTCAAGCTGTTGCGAGGGCGACACCTTGAGCGATGCTTTGGTGACCACAACGCCGTCGACGGTAACATCGCCCGCGGAGATCAACGTGTTGGCGTGGCTCCTTGAACGAACGAGTCCCCTGTCGGCAAGTG
The DNA window shown above is from Lysinibacter cavernae and carries:
- a CDS encoding NAD kinase, yielding MVQHSARARPQHILLVSHTARREAIEASVTVYHQLIEAGVVPVMSADERACVFAHTGEELNIALLHTDIGIDRIDSAIVLGGDGTILRAAELLRGASAPILGVNLGHVGFLAESEKHDLSQATTSLLSGEYQVEERITLQVDVSHDNELVYSTWALNEATVEKASRERMLEVVIEVDGRPLSSFGCDGVVMSTPTGSTAYSFSAGGPVVWPNVDALLMVPLSPHSLFNRPLVVDPSSSLVVEVLERNQGTGVLWCDGRRTWDLPQGARVTVTRSEIPVRLARIADAPFTDRLVNKFHLPVDGWRGPVRGD
- a CDS encoding TlyA family RNA methyltransferase; this encodes MADLRLDAALADRGLVRSRSHANTLISAGDVTVDGVVVTKASLKVSPSQQLEVNTLDRFVSRAAHKLVGALDAFTDVAVAGRLAMDVGASTGGFSQVLLERGARKVLAIEVGHDQLAPELYDVDELVLVEGFNARYMTAETLAEATGVAESPDLVVADLSFISLTTVLPALRQSSAPDADFVLLIKPQFEVGRGGVKAGVVTRPEERANAIRLVLDAAWELGLGAAGLINSPIVGSAGNHEYVVWLSATHGKNPTEWIQTTATLTQTGA